In Primulina eburnea isolate SZY01 chromosome 3, ASM2296580v1, whole genome shotgun sequence, one DNA window encodes the following:
- the LOC140828483 gene encoding uncharacterized protein, translating into MASEFHNLKQGDMSVAEYPDSFCAMLRYAPHVAASEVAVVESFIEGLNDHLHTFVSTGKPLNYLEAVEIAKRAEASLKRSGNRVPTQHHQSGRQQFSSSGSASLRPCGQQFKKPGSSSSSSGSYGNRGGYRYSGPYCDHCGGKHSSNQCVGFQRVCNVCGRPSHFARVCPSKTGKSAQAGSGAQSNRISTGSQSSHQPSRPSHQSRGQGSQQNQSSVHVFALTEDEAQAAPDLPSRFAASGRDSASGARD; encoded by the exons ATGGCTTCTGAGTTTCATAACCTGAAACAAGGCGATATGTCAGTTGCGGAGTATCCAGATTCTTTTTGTGCTATGCTGAGATATGCTCCTCATGTTGCTGCGAGTGAGGTTGCTGTCGTAGAAAGTTTCATTGAAGGATTGAACGATCATCTGCACACTTTTGTTTCTACCGGTAAGCCACTGAATTATCTTGAAGCAGTGGAAATAGCAAAAAGGGCTGAAGCTAGTCTTAAAAGGAGTGGCAATCGAGTTCCTACCCAACATCATCAGTCGGGGAGGCAACAATTCAGCTCATCTGGTTCTGCATCTCTTCGTCCATGTGGGCAGCAATTTAAGAAGCCCGGTTCTAGTTCTTCGAGTTCAGGGAGTTATGGGAACCGTGGTGGATATCGTTACAGTGGACCTTATTGTGATCACTGTGGGGGCAAGCATTCCAGTAATCAGTGTGTTGGATTTCAAAGGGTTTGTAATGTTTGTGGTCGGCCTAGTCATTTTGCTAGGGTCTGTCCTAGTAAGACGGGGAAATCAGCCCAGGCAGGTAGTGGAGCTCAAAGTAATAGAATTTCAACAGGGTCCCAGTCCTCCCATCAGCCTAGTCGCCCTTCGCATCAGAGCAGGGGGCAAGGTAGTCAACAAAATCAGTCATCTGTTCATGTATTTGCCTTGACTGAGGATGAGGCTCAGGCAGCTCCAG ATCTACCGAGTCGTTTTGCAGCATCAGGCCGAGATTCCGCCAGTGGAGCTCGGGATTGA